The window CTTAAAAGAATCCTCTCCAATAAGATACATAGCAAATGAAGTGAATGCCCCAAGAAAAGAGGAAACTGCTATACCTATTATTAAAAGAGTTGCAACATTTACTCTATCCCCTTTCTTAGCCATTTTAAATATCAGAAGTGTACTTGTAAGGCAGCTAAAAAATGCAAGAACTCCATACATAAAATCTGGCAAATTTAAAACATAGGCTATTACTGCCCCAAAAGTTGCACTTGCTGCAATTCCAATAATATAGGGATCTGCTAATGGGTTTTGGAAAACTGTTTGAACTACTGCTCCACTTGATGAGAGCATCATACCTATCAACAGTGACATAACTATTCTTGGCAATCTTAAATTAAAAATAATTGTCTTTATATATTCAGGGGCATTAGCAGGAGAGAATATATATTCTAATGGAATAGGAACACTCCCTAATGGTATAGAAAGTATTCCTACTGCTAAAATTCCCACTGTTAAAATTAATGGTAGAATTTTTTCCATCTGCATCACTTTCAATTATAGGCTATATTTAAAGCCTACATAATAGTTTCTCTCTGCTGCTGGATCATATGTGTATCCTTCACTTAAAGAGTAATCCACAGCCTCATAATATTGTTTATTGAAAACATTGTTAATTCCTGCATATAGAGTTAAACCAGAGTTAAAGTTATAGTTAGCTCTAATATTTGTCACTGTATGAGAATTAACTTTTCCACCTAAATTTTCATTATTTAAGTAGATCTTATCAACATATACTACCTCTGCTCCTAAATTAAAGTTATCTGTGAAAGCATAGTTTGCCCCAATATTAAATTTATTTTTAGGAACTTTAGCAACTCTATTTCCTTCTAAATCAATATATCCTGTTTTATTTCCATCTTTATCATAAATACCTTTTTTACCATCTTTTATCTTAGCATTGATAAAAGAGTAAGATTGTGAAAGTGTTAATTTCCCTAGATATTGTTCAGCTTTAAGCTCAAATCCAACTCTCTCTGTTTTACCTAAATTATAGTTATATATCCAAGCAGGTGGCATTCCTGATGCCATATCTTGTGTTATTTCATCTTTAGTTACTGTATAGAAAACAGATCCACTTACACTTGAGAAACCAATATAATCAGAGAATCCAATCTCAAAGTTATCATATTTTTCAGAGTTTAGATCATTTAAGTAGTAGTTTGCCAAACCATTTGTTGTAACTTTATTTGTAAGAAGTGCAGGTGGTGGAGAAGTAAATCCTCTTTCATATCTTACATAAGCCTTTCCAGTATCTGAATATAGATAGTTAGCTGATAATTCATAAGCAAAGTTATCCTCATCAGTAGTTACTTTTCTACCTTCATTATTTGTTTGCATAGGTCTTCCATTCATACTTACAACTCTATTTGTATTTCTATCAGCCTCATAATTAGCTTTTTCATATCTTAAACCTTGAGCAAATTCAAAATCTCCCCAAACATAGTTATTCATTACATAACCACTTATAGTTTCTTTTTCTAAATTATTTGTTGTAATAGATTTTATGCTCATTGGACTAAGTCCACCAGTAGCAGCTTTTATAGGTTGAATTCTCATATCACTAACTCTTTTAGCTTTATTTTGAATATAATCCATACCAAAAATCAAGCTACTTCCTTCACCATATGAGTATCTAAATTTAGGTTTTACTCCCCATTTTTCATCTTCAAATAATCCTCTTTGATCTGCAATAGCTGATCCAGGCATAGGAGAAGTTATTGTTCCAAAATCCCAAGTTCTAATTTTCATCTCTGTATTTTGATAGAACCCTGTAAGGTTAAAATCTAAATTTTCTGATAGTTTATTATTATATGTCAATACATACTCATCTTTGTCTGTTTCTGTTCCATTTATTCCTGTCCCCCATTTAGAACGAGTAAGTCCATCTTGTTTTCTATCTTCCTCAACTTCCTTTTTACTTAACATTTTAGGGTAATCTTCATCAGCTTTGTATTTGCTATATTTAAAGTTGATATTTTGTGTATCAGAGATTCTATATCCTAAATCTCCTTGAAAATAATCTGAATCTGATTCATCATTATCTCTATAACCTTTTCTATCATTTTTAGTATAAGCAAGGTTTATATCAAAATTTCCAAAACTTTCTCTCACTGCTACATTTGTTTTTTTACTTCCATATTCTCCATAATCAAAGCCTACCATAGCTTTTCTACCACTACCTTTTTTAGTGATAATATTTACTACCCCTCCAGAAGTTCCACTTCCATAAAGGACACTTCCTCCACCAGGGATAACCTCTATTCTTTCAATGCTATCTGGTGAGATTGTATCTATTGGAGT is drawn from uncultured Fusobacterium sp. and contains these coding sequences:
- a CDS encoding iron ABC transporter permease, which translates into the protein MEKILPLILTVGILAVGILSIPLGSVPIPLEYIFSPANAPEYIKTIIFNLRLPRIVMSLLIGMMLSSSGAVVQTVFQNPLADPYIIGIAASATFGAVIAYVLNLPDFMYGVLAFFSCLTSTLLIFKMAKKGDRVNVATLLIIGIAVSSFLGAFTSFAMYLIGEDSFKITMWLMGYLGNATWEQVILILIPLLFSVAYFFLKRNELDALLSGDEEAHSLGIDINRLKIRALTVSAFVVAFSVAFSGMIGFVGLIVPHTMRMILGPSNRKMFLSTILAGGFFLLICDTFGRIILAPTEIPIGVITAFFGAPFFLYLALKNKRRDF
- a CDS encoding TonB-dependent receptor, whose translation is MNKRVLGLIWAGLTIAAYGEESVDLGKSVVYSTTGFATEMRKTASTPTVVTSKEIEEKNYKTVSEVLESIPSINIVKQGKDSIIDLRGQGDKAKQNVQILVDGVQINSLDTSMTATPIDTISPDSIERIEVIPGGGSVLYGSGTSGGVVNIITKKGSGRKAMVGFDYGEYGSKKTNVAVRESFGNFDINLAYTKNDRKGYRDNDESDSDYFQGDLGYRISDTQNINFKYSKYKADEDYPKMLSKKEVEEDRKQDGLTRSKWGTGINGTETDKDEYVLTYNNKLSENLDFNLTGFYQNTEMKIRTWDFGTITSPMPGSAIADQRGLFEDEKWGVKPKFRYSYGEGSSLIFGMDYIQNKAKRVSDMRIQPIKAATGGLSPMSIKSITTNNLEKETISGYVMNNYVWGDFEFAQGLRYEKANYEADRNTNRVVSMNGRPMQTNNEGRKVTTDEDNFAYELSANYLYSDTGKAYVRYERGFTSPPPALLTNKVTTNGLANYYLNDLNSEKYDNFEIGFSDYIGFSSVSGSVFYTVTKDEITQDMASGMPPAWIYNYNLGKTERVGFELKAEQYLGKLTLSQSYSFINAKIKDGKKGIYDKDGNKTGYIDLEGNRVAKVPKNKFNIGANYAFTDNFNLGAEVVYVDKIYLNNENLGGKVNSHTVTNIRANYNFNSGLTLYAGINNVFNKQYYEAVDYSLSEGYTYDPAAERNYYVGFKYSL